GGCAATGTTTACCGATACAAGGGATGGTATGACTTGTCACTTGACTATTTTTTAAAATCTATCAAAATTGAAGAATCGCAGGGAAATCTGCGAAACATAAGCGAAGGTTACGCCAATTTGGGAACAGTTTACGGAGAAATTGAACAACTCGATAAGGCGCTTTTCTATTTCAACAAAGCCTTCCGCATGGAAGAGGAAAGTGGCGGGGGCAATTCAACAGCGGGACTGGCGGCCAATATGGCGAGCATTTATGCTTCATTAGGTAAAAATGATAGTGCTATATACTATGGTAGTTTTTCTCTACAACAGGCGCAAAAGCAGGGAGACAAATATAATCAAAGCGTAGCCTATGCGGCCTTGGGTTTTGCTAATAGCAATTTAAAAAAGTATAGCGAGGCAGCAGGCTTTCATGAAACTGCTTTGGCTATAGCCAAAGAGATTGGGGATGTTAACGGGCAAGCTCAATCATCCATGTCGCTTGGTGATATCTATAAAAATTCCGGTCAATACGATAAGGCCATTGCAAACTGCACCGAGTCTATTTTATTGGCTAAGCAGGTAGAGTCACCACTTATTTTGAAAAAGTGCTATGCTATACTTTCGGAGGTTTATCAACAGCAAGGAAATTTTCAGAAAGCACTAGTGTATAATGAGCTGTTTTTAGCCATGAATGATTCCATTATGAGCGAATCGAAACAACATGCAATGGAAGAAATGCAGGTGAAATTTGACACTGAAAAAAAGGAAACTGAAAATCGATTATTACAACAACAAAACAATATTAATAGCCTCACTATAAGTAAACAGCGAAATCAGATTATAGTACTTATTGCAGGTATTGCTTTGTTGGCTTTGTTAGGGTATTTGTTTTTTCAATATCGCAAAAACAAGCAACAACAACTTCATAACCGCCACATAATGGAACAACAGGAATTGCGAACACGAGCAATAATTGATGCTGAAGAGAAAGAACGGCAACGAATTGGCCGCGAGCTACATGATGGTGTAGGTCAAATGCTTGCAGCAGCCAAAATGAATCTGGCAAGTGTAGCCGAAACAAATGCATCCATTGCCACAGAATTAAAAAGTAAGTTACACAATGCCATTGACATGGTTGATGATTCGGCAAAGGAAATTCGTAATATTTCGCATAACATGTTGCCTAATATGCTTATCAAATCAGGCCTTGCAAATGCTGTGCGTGAGTTAGTAGATAAGATTGCATCTTCGGGCAAACTTAAGGTAGAGCTAGAGATTGTAGGTCTTGAACAGAGGCTCGATGATAACACCGAGTCTTTCTTGTTTAGGATTTTACAAGAATTGGTTGCAAACACAATCAAGCATTCAATGGCAGATAAGATTAATATGCAGCTAATCAGACATGTTGATGAACTTGTTTTTATGATGGAGGATAATGGCAAAGGATTTAATTATCAAGAAGCATTAAAAAAAAATGGAATTGGCTTAAGCAATATATTGTCCAGAGTAAATTACTTGCATGGCAAGATAGATTTTGATGCTGCGCTGGGTAGGGGCACTACGGTTACCATTACCATTCCACTATAAATTGAGTTTGCTGTTTATCAGTTTCTGCATTTGTATTAATCTATCGGCTGGGGCTCTATTGATTGCATAAAAAATAGTAAAGCCACGCAGGAGTTATAAGATAATTGAATCTATCAACATTAGTGTTTAACTCTTAAAGATCGACACTGTTATTCTCGTAATCGTGTTACAATTAAATCTCAATTTAATAAGCGATTAAAACTCAAAGTTAGTTGAAGTTCAAAAGTACCTCGCGCTTAATTTGGGATTGTTGCTCTTTGTTATTCGGCTAAAATACTTACTCGTTTAGTTGTATTGAGTGCCCTTATGCTGGTCCTAATGCATGAGTGTTTGGCGCTTTGGCCATTTTTCTGTGCACTTATTTTTTTGCAAAGCCAACAAATAGATTTATGTCAGAATGAATATTAGTCACCAAGCCCGGGCTAAAATATATCTTTTAATCAAAGCATGATGTAAAAACGATAGCTATAGAGTTTTGTTATCTTAAAGATATTTATATGTTTGCGTCACCTTATATTGAAACTCCTTTTTTTCTTGTAATGCTTGAAATTTTTTGTAGACACGTTAAGGTTAATACTAAGTAATTCAATTTTTAAACATATCATCAAAATGAACTTTAGAAAAGTCCTTTATCCAATTGTAATGGTTATGGTTGCTGCTTTATGTAGTACAAGCTATTTTTTTATGAATGAGAATAATAGGTTGACACAGGCTACTGAGAAGAAGCCGTATAAGCCGTTATTGCCTAAAGAAACGGCTGCAACTACTTCAGACAATGCTGTTGAACCAGTGTCAGTATTGAAACAGTTCCAAATTCCGGTAGCAGTAGTTGAAACAAAAGAAGAAGCTAATTGTTTGGAGCGATCTTTACAAAAGGGTAATCAGGATAAACTAGCGTCTTCTAAGCATGCAGATAATGAAGAGGCAAAGCAAACTGCTAAAGATGGTAAGGAAGAGTGTGATAAGACCTTGGCGAATGCTAGCTCTACTCAAGAAGGGAACGGACTCAACTTATTGGATGATGATTTAGTATCTGGTAATTACCCCTATGATATGAGCCAGATGAAAGATAATGACCATGCTGAAGAAGAGGAAGAAGAGAAAAAGGAAAAAGATGGGCCTGCAGAAATTCTTGCACGTGATATCCTGATGATGAAGGATCCTAAACTTGGATACGTTCCTACGGATAGATTGCTAGCTGCTAAAGATTATAAGGATCAGTTAATGGCACTTTCACTAGGGCCTCTTAGTGGAGTAAGTTGGAAAGAACAAGGTCCAATCAATCAGGGAGGCCGAAGCCGGGCAATAATGGTTGACCCTAATGATGGCACAGGCAATACCGTATGGGCTGGCAGTGTTGGTGGCGGATTATGGAAAACTACCAACATCAATTCAGCTACGCCCAATTGGACGCCTGTTAATGATTTGGCAAGTAACCTTGCAGTAACTTCTATAGCGTACGACCCTTCCAACACACAAATAATGTATTTCGCAACTGGAGAAGGCTATAACAATGGTGATGCCATACGCGGACTCGGTGTTTGGAAAAGTACCAATGGAGGAACTACATGGGCACAATTAGCTTCTACTAACAATGCTAGTTTCCACTACTGCCAGAAAGTTGAAGTTAACAGCACAGGTATTGTGTTTGTGGCAACTAAATCGGGAGGGTTACAACGCTCGGCTGATGGCGGCACAACATGGGCAAAAGTATTGGGCACAGGATTAGGAATAACAGGTGCTGCAAATAATTTTTGCTATGATGTAGACATTGCAGCTAATGGCGATGTATATGCAACGCTAAGTGGTTCGGTACATAAATCTACAAATGCCGGGGTAACTTTTGCTGCTGCACAAACCTTAGGTATAACAGCTGGTAGAATAGAATTAGCCTGTGCCCCCAGTGACGCAAGCTATGCATATGCAGTGGTTGAACTCGGCAATGTTGTGAATGGAATATTGCAAACAACTAATGGTGGCACTTCATGGACAGTGAGAACAGAACCTTTAGATGCTGATCCGGGTATTCCGGCTACAGATTTTTCAAGAGGACAGGCATGGTATGATTTAACAATTGCAGTAGATCCAAATAATAGAGACAGACTTTTTGCAGGAGGTATCGATCTTTTTTTAAGCGCTGATGGCGCTGGCACATGGACCCAGATTACACATTGGTATGGTGGTTTTGGTTTTCAAAATGTGCATGCTGATCAACATAATATTGTTTTTCAAAATGGAAGTTCTTCAGTCACTTATTTTGTAAATGATGGTGGCGTTTATCGTTCTACCAATGCGAATACTGCCACACCTACCATTTCGGATAAAGGCACAAATTACAGAACAGCGCAATTTTATGCCTGTGCAATGCATCCTGCTTCCCAAACTTCTTATTATTTGGCAGGGGCGCAGGACAATGGAACACATCAGTTTAAATTGAGTGGTCTGCAATCAACTGTGGAGGTTACCGGTGGCGATGGTGCCTGGTGTCATATCGATCAAGACCAACCTCAGTTTCAATTTACACAATATGTATTTAATGATTATTATCGGTCAAGTGATAGTGGAAATACATGGACGAATGTGACTTTTGGTGGTACAGGGCAGTTTATTAACCCTTCTGATTATGATGATGTAAATAATAGAATCTATGCTGCCAATAACTCCAACCAATACCTTCGCTGGGATGATCCTCAAACAGGTGCAACGTTTGCCGCGATTAGCGCTACTGCGTTAAATGGACAGGTGTCTGCCGTAAAGGTTTCGCCAAACACAGCAAACCGCGTATTCTTTGGCTCAGTAAGTGGAAGGGTTGTGCAAGTTGATAACGCACATACAGCTACACCAACAATCACAAATATCAGTGCCGGTTTACCAACTTCATATGTTTCTTGCGTAGAAGTTGAAACAGGAAATGATAACCACTTGCTTGCCACATTTAGCAATTACGGAGTTAATAGTGTTTGGGAAAGTACAAATGGAGGAACAAGCTGGACATCGGTAGAAGGTAACTTGCCTGATATGCCAATCCGCTGGGCTTTGTTTAATCCGAATAATAACGATCAGGTTATTATTGCTACTGAACTTGGAGTATGGAGTACCGATAACCTAAATGGAGGAACAACCAATTGGGGAGCCAGTAATTCAGGGCTTGCAAACGTAAGGGTAGACATGTTACAACTTCGTCAGAGTGATAAGTATGTGATAGCTGCCACACATGGCCGTGGTTTATACGCATCAGATTTGTTTACTACACCAACTGCAATTTTTAGTTCTGATATTCAGCTTTCTTATATCAACAGCAGCATTCAATTTACAAGCGAAAGCTATCAGTCCACTTCATGGTCATGGAATTTTGGCGATGGTTCACCACTTTCTACTGCAGAGAATCCTAGTCACACTTATACAACAGCCGGTAAATTCAATGTAACGCTAACCATAAACGCTGGGGCTTCAACTTTAACCAAAACACAGTATATTCAGATTCTACCAAACCGTGGCACTCCTTATGTGGTCGCGAGTGATGGTGGTACC
This portion of the Bacteroidota bacterium genome encodes:
- a CDS encoding sensor histidine kinase, which encodes DSLQAIILSKATDTLRAKACIDLAWQMMQQNPDSVQRLGRLCLSILNNKPNDFLYAKAYNMIAIAQSMQGNLDEALKNYDTCYLIRERMKDTAGIAAVLNNMGNVYRYKGWYDLSLDYFLKSIKIEESQGNLRNISEGYANLGTVYGEIEQLDKALFYFNKAFRMEEESGGGNSTAGLAANMASIYASLGKNDSAIYYGSFSLQQAQKQGDKYNQSVAYAALGFANSNLKKYSEAAGFHETALAIAKEIGDVNGQAQSSMSLGDIYKNSGQYDKAIANCTESILLAKQVESPLILKKCYAILSEVYQQQGNFQKALVYNELFLAMNDSIMSESKQHAMEEMQVKFDTEKKETENRLLQQQNNINSLTISKQRNQIIVLIAGIALLALLGYLFFQYRKNKQQQLHNRHIMEQQELRTRAIIDAEEKERQRIGRELHDGVGQMLAAAKMNLASVAETNASIATELKSKLHNAIDMVDDSAKEIRNISHNMLPNMLIKSGLANAVRELVDKIASSGKLKVELEIVGLEQRLDDNTESFLFRILQELVANTIKHSMADKINMQLIRHVDELVFMMEDNGKGFNYQEALKKNGIGLSNILSRVNYLHGKIDFDAALGRGTTVTITIPL
- a CDS encoding PKD domain-containing protein, which produces MNFRKVLYPIVMVMVAALCSTSYFFMNENNRLTQATEKKPYKPLLPKETAATTSDNAVEPVSVLKQFQIPVAVVETKEEANCLERSLQKGNQDKLASSKHADNEEAKQTAKDGKEECDKTLANASSTQEGNGLNLLDDDLVSGNYPYDMSQMKDNDHAEEEEEEKKEKDGPAEILARDILMMKDPKLGYVPTDRLLAAKDYKDQLMALSLGPLSGVSWKEQGPINQGGRSRAIMVDPNDGTGNTVWAGSVGGGLWKTTNINSATPNWTPVNDLASNLAVTSIAYDPSNTQIMYFATGEGYNNGDAIRGLGVWKSTNGGTTWAQLASTNNASFHYCQKVEVNSTGIVFVATKSGGLQRSADGGTTWAKVLGTGLGITGAANNFCYDVDIAANGDVYATLSGSVHKSTNAGVTFAAAQTLGITAGRIELACAPSDASYAYAVVELGNVVNGILQTTNGGTSWTVRTEPLDADPGIPATDFSRGQAWYDLTIAVDPNNRDRLFAGGIDLFLSADGAGTWTQITHWYGGFGFQNVHADQHNIVFQNGSSSVTYFVNDGGVYRSTNANTATPTISDKGTNYRTAQFYACAMHPASQTSYYLAGAQDNGTHQFKLSGLQSTVEVTGGDGAWCHIDQDQPQFQFTQYVFNDYYRSSDSGNTWTNVTFGGTGQFINPSDYDDVNNRIYAANNSNQYLRWDDPQTGATFAAISATALNGQVSAVKVSPNTANRVFFGSVSGRVVQVDNAHTATPTITNISAGLPTSYVSCVEVETGNDNHLLATFSNYGVNSVWESTNGGTSWTSVEGNLPDMPIRWALFNPNNNDQVIIATELGVWSTDNLNGGTTNWGASNSGLANVRVDMLQLRQSDKYVIAATHGRGLYASDLFTTPTAIFSSDIQLSYINSSIQFTSESYQSTSWSWNFGDGSPLSTAENPSHTYTTAGKFNVTLTINAGASTLTKTQYIQILPNRGTPYVVASDGGTFETNPDDFGSQAIRGGINKWERGVPTNFLTTVNSPQNVWKTDLDADLTAGDYACVLQTPSYNFTSSASAYTLRFRRSMEITFCNAPFAVQLQYSTDKGLTWTRLGVNADPASTNWYNRGPAAGCPVDVAVFSDQYGWTLTANNTLCTYNITTGAPALVGQPDVTFRFVLSVIPGYPGNGYAVDGFMIDDFEILGPVNAPVSNTSITTTGTLNPFTSCQGAVSAEQSFTVAGTGLTANLVVTAPADFEVSLTSGSGFAGSVSLTPSSGSVPTTTILCG